The following are encoded together in the Fundidesulfovibrio putealis DSM 16056 genome:
- a CDS encoding winged helix-turn-helix domain-containing protein: protein MDTVNPTLRLHLWLETSGGMLMGLGRAELLLRIQESGSLNQAAKAMGMSYRAAWGRLKASEAIAGEPLVEKALGHRGFVLTPLGERLAQAFSAWHADVEGYALARAGEVFPWPVKPFEEQGARSADACDGLQPDA, encoded by the coding sequence ATGGACACGGTAAATCCCACGCTCCGGCTGCACCTCTGGCTGGAGACTTCCGGTGGGATGCTCATGGGGCTTGGCCGGGCGGAGCTCTTGCTGCGCATCCAGGAGAGCGGGTCGCTCAATCAGGCGGCCAAGGCCATGGGCATGTCCTACCGGGCGGCCTGGGGCAGGCTCAAGGCCAGCGAGGCCATCGCCGGGGAACCGCTGGTGGAGAAGGCCCTTGGACACAGGGGCTTCGTGCTCACCCCGCTGGGGGAGAGGCTGGCCCAGGCGTTCTCGGCATGGCACGCCGACGTGGAAGGATACGCGCTGGCGCGGGCCGGGGAGGTCTTCCCCTGGCCGGTGAAACCCTTTGAAGAGCAAGGAGCGAGGAGTGCTGATGCATGCGACGGTCTGCAACCTGACGCGTGA